Proteins from a genomic interval of Chryseobacterium indologenes:
- a CDS encoding RagB/SusD family nutrient uptake outer membrane protein, which produces MKKIFLPLLLLTITSCSTDLSPYDSRESEVILTDPTGLQTITLGNYALLKGDASGGGFFNNLYRIGEYGGDNIDISGTTTDQFFYYYNYRSIKNNGRSNVIWNAGYKSIIGCNRVILKTSEGKDATTDQLIGENYFLRAYVYFSLVNVFGKPYNQGTGNPGVPLKTSDDVNDLPPRATVGQIYDQIVNDLQKAEQLMTINKDNIYASKRAAQALLSRVYLYMENNDKAIEYADKVINSGKYSLLSNAELPSYATKTPETNKETIFAFKYNRDGDYSDGWYTIGSMYATIQNVGWGEMYASSSYLDLINKNPQDARLKFISPKYTTPLTPVAYWVQQGTNASGGITYNYSFQKTFQQGGNTYFSMNNVNYQIYPEVLPNKTNYYFMNSGNTKVYVNLDNDMDKRNGYPKFYILKCSLQEGIPQLWSPVILRLAEMYLNRAEALAKKGVTTSALADVNIIRTRAGIPAYTSLPAGQTALDIVLEERRLEMAFEAQRKYDIFRNKLDLNRNYPGTHLNGNNPFYTVPYTNNRIIEYIPEQQIQIQPNLVQNPD; this is translated from the coding sequence ATGAAAAAAATATTCTTACCATTACTATTATTAACTATAACATCTTGTAGTACAGATCTCTCACCTTATGATTCTCGGGAATCCGAAGTCATACTGACCGATCCTACAGGCTTACAAACCATTACCCTTGGAAATTACGCCCTTTTGAAGGGAGATGCATCCGGAGGAGGCTTTTTCAATAATCTTTACAGAATTGGTGAGTATGGCGGAGATAATATCGATATCAGCGGAACGACCACCGATCAGTTTTTCTATTATTATAATTACAGAAGTATTAAAAATAACGGGCGCTCCAATGTCATATGGAATGCAGGCTATAAGTCAATTATTGGGTGCAACAGGGTAATTTTAAAAACTTCTGAAGGAAAAGATGCCACAACGGATCAATTGATCGGAGAGAATTATTTCCTGAGGGCTTATGTATACTTCTCCCTGGTCAATGTATTTGGCAAACCTTACAATCAGGGAACCGGCAATCCGGGAGTACCGCTGAAAACTTCTGATGACGTGAACGATTTGCCACCAAGGGCAACAGTTGGGCAGATTTACGATCAGATAGTCAATGACCTGCAAAAAGCAGAACAACTCATGACAATCAATAAAGACAATATTTATGCCTCTAAACGGGCCGCTCAGGCACTGCTTTCCCGCGTATATCTTTATATGGAAAATAATGATAAAGCCATTGAATATGCAGATAAGGTGATTAATTCAGGGAAGTACTCATTATTATCTAATGCTGAACTTCCTTCTTATGCGACCAAAACACCGGAAACCAACAAAGAAACGATCTTCGCGTTTAAATACAACAGGGATGGCGATTACAGCGACGGATGGTATACCATAGGATCAATGTATGCCACTATTCAAAATGTAGGCTGGGGAGAGATGTATGCATCTTCTTCTTATCTTGATCTCATCAACAAAAATCCTCAGGATGCAAGGTTGAAATTTATCTCTCCCAAATACACTACCCCTTTGACACCCGTTGCTTATTGGGTACAACAGGGAACCAACGCTTCTGGAGGAATAACTTATAATTATAGTTTCCAGAAGACCTTTCAGCAAGGCGGTAATACCTATTTCAGCATGAATAATGTGAATTATCAGATCTATCCGGAAGTACTCCCTAATAAGACAAATTATTATTTTATGAACTCGGGTAATACCAAAGTCTATGTCAATTTGGATAATGATATGGATAAGAGGAATGGATATCCTAAATTCTATATTTTAAAGTGCTCATTACAGGAAGGTATTCCACAATTATGGTCGCCGGTTATTTTAAGATTGGCAGAGATGTACCTGAACAGAGCGGAGGCATTGGCCAAAAAAGGAGTAACGACTTCTGCATTGGCTGATGTCAATATCATCAGAACCAGAGCAGGAATTCCTGCCTACACTTCTCTTCCGGCAGGCCAGACCGCCTTAGACATAGTCCTGGAAGAAAGAAGACTTGAAATGGCCTTTGAAGCTCAACGTAAATATGATATTTTCAGGAATAAATTAGATCTCAACAGAAATTATCCCGGAACTCACCTGAATGGAAATAATCCATTCTACACCGTTCCTTACACAAACAATAGAATTATAGAATATATTCCGGAACAACAGATCCAGATCCAACCGAACCTGGTGCAGAATCCGGATTAA
- a CDS encoding hemin receptor: MLKKSLVFMSISAAFFAQAQDVSVIRNTVEVYSGSPMVGSAKFNAMAGANGALGGDANSLLTNPAGLGVAISGEVSGTLSISGNKNSSSLGGATVDYTKTKGDLGNAGGVIAFPLMTETAWKFINIGINFSNQSLDNVIQSPGNATITADLPDGQAALAGHAYSRYGNLSKMSFGVGANYNHNLYIGAGFNFLSASVDQYDELAFRMLNNNAVDFFSKQDSPYSERSSGFSASLGVIGKLSPNFRLGASLETPTFWNIDRTFTFYNHPTYGNGSAAESRKYTSPLKATVSAAFVANKNFSLNVDYTLGLTKPDYKVYGNPERELNDFFKDNYKNMSEVRVGAEYRLQQFRLRGGYSYLSNPVDAINITRFDNSTGIKGDETYNNLMLSDRNLISFGIGYDFKSFYIDASYQNITSKYNNPFMRGVAGSNFDSAYYSIDSKSVYENDAYAVSNVKNSRNNFFLTVGWKF; the protein is encoded by the coding sequence ATGTTAAAAAAGTCTTTAGTATTCATGAGTATTTCTGCTGCATTTTTTGCGCAGGCTCAGGATGTCTCTGTGATAAGAAATACTGTTGAAGTGTACTCGGGTTCTCCTATGGTAGGATCAGCAAAGTTTAATGCGATGGCCGGTGCAAATGGTGCTTTAGGAGGTGATGCTAACTCGCTTCTTACCAACCCGGCAGGTTTAGGGGTTGCTATTTCCGGGGAGGTTTCTGGAACTTTATCTATTTCAGGAAACAAAAATAGCAGTTCATTAGGTGGGGCTACAGTAGATTATACCAAGACCAAAGGTGATTTGGGGAATGCAGGAGGGGTGATCGCTTTTCCGCTGATGACGGAAACAGCCTGGAAGTTTATTAATATCGGGATCAATTTTTCAAACCAATCTTTAGATAACGTGATACAATCTCCGGGAAATGCTACTATTACAGCCGACTTACCGGATGGACAAGCTGCATTAGCCGGACATGCCTACTCAAGATACGGAAACCTTTCGAAAATGAGTTTTGGGGTTGGAGCAAATTACAATCACAATCTCTATATCGGTGCCGGATTTAATTTCTTAAGTGCTTCGGTTGATCAATATGATGAATTGGCATTCCGAATGTTGAATAACAACGCTGTTGATTTTTTTAGTAAGCAGGACAGTCCTTATTCTGAAAGATCTTCAGGATTTTCAGCTTCATTAGGGGTGATTGGAAAATTAAGCCCTAATTTCAGATTGGGAGCATCCCTTGAAACACCCACTTTCTGGAATATAGACAGAACGTTTACTTTCTATAATCATCCTACTTATGGTAACGGCTCGGCGGCTGAAAGCAGGAAATATACTTCCCCGCTTAAGGCGACCGTGAGTGCCGCATTTGTAGCAAACAAAAACTTCTCCTTAAACGTAGATTATACTTTAGGACTTACAAAACCTGATTACAAGGTATATGGAAATCCTGAAAGAGAATTGAATGATTTCTTTAAAGACAATTACAAAAATATGTCTGAAGTGAGAGTAGGTGCAGAATACAGACTACAACAGTTCAGACTGAGAGGTGGATATTCATATTTGTCTAATCCTGTAGATGCTATTAATATTACAAGATTTGATAACAGTACGGGCATTAAAGGTGATGAAACTTACAACAATCTTATGTTGAGTGACCGAAACCTTATTTCATTCGGTATCGGGTATGATTTCAAATCATTCTATATTGATGCTTCATACCAGAATATAACTTCCAAATACAATAATCCTTTTATGAGAGGTGTAGCCGGAAGCAATTTTGATTCAGCATATTATTCAATAGATTCAAAATCTGTGTATGAAAATGATGCGTATGCAGTCAGTAACGTGAAAAACAGTAGAAATAATTTCTTCCTGACCGTAGGCTGGAAATTCTAA
- a CDS encoding GLPGLI family protein yields MKFILLFLILSLNAQNKRFIYEYHFIPDSTNCSDINMEIMYLDTSPKGSVYYSRSSFVNDSIMIEDAKSGKMTMPIEGKIDQRIIKTYPDYKVFLFTKFYIEKYKISDDRVQKWQILKEKEKLENFEVQKATLDFAGRKWIAWFTPQVPIQDGPYKFHGLPGLILKIEDETKSHSFALKGIKSLSEDFIYPEVNQSKKTIEIDQKKYIKLFKEYREDPIKDIRQLFNEGKLVSYTDQSGNIITPSQIIKNLESERKEIVLKDNNIIEIDLLK; encoded by the coding sequence ATGAAATTTATTTTACTTTTTTTAATCTTAAGTCTTAATGCTCAAAATAAAAGATTTATTTATGAGTATCATTTTATACCGGATTCAACAAATTGCTCAGATATAAATATGGAAATAATGTATTTGGATACTTCTCCAAAAGGTTCAGTATATTATAGCCGCAGCTCTTTTGTTAATGATTCTATAATGATTGAAGATGCAAAATCAGGAAAAATGACAATGCCCATTGAAGGTAAAATTGATCAACGCATCATTAAAACTTATCCTGATTACAAAGTCTTTCTTTTTACAAAATTTTATATTGAAAAATATAAAATTTCAGATGATAGAGTACAAAAATGGCAAATTTTGAAGGAAAAAGAAAAGCTAGAAAACTTTGAAGTACAAAAAGCAACTCTCGATTTTGCAGGTAGGAAATGGATAGCATGGTTCACCCCACAAGTGCCAATTCAAGATGGGCCATACAAATTTCATGGACTTCCAGGCTTAATTTTGAAAATAGAGGATGAGACAAAAAGCCACTCATTTGCACTAAAGGGAATTAAATCATTATCAGAAGATTTTATCTATCCTGAAGTAAACCAATCAAAAAAAACCATAGAAATCGATCAAAAAAAATATATAAAATTATTTAAAGAATATAGAGAAGATCCTATTAAAGATATAAGACAATTATTTAATGAAGGAAAATTAGTTAGTTATACTGATCAATCCGGAAATATAATTACTCCTTCACAAATAATAAAAAATTTAGAATCAGAACGAAAAGAAATAGTTTTAAAAGATAATAATATCATTGAAATTGATTTATTAAAATAA